The proteins below are encoded in one region of Gemmatimonadaceae bacterium:
- a CDS encoding prepilin-type N-terminal cleavage/methylation domain-containing protein gives MLTRAHRRGGFTLAEVLVSFALIAVLAAVIVPTIRGRLQGGYEDALVQEIDNLSSAVIAYRQDVGHYPPNFDYLTALPATPKDKCGVTLSATAQANWRGPYVTRAILPFGVFLVAQKDSVVDTLYTATSPTGLIIRIKGPDTLTAHNIDVVFDGVNNKGTGSLQWTPGTNDVVMDYIIPTKSGAC, from the coding sequence ATGCTGACGCGCGCACATCGCCGCGGCGGCTTTACGCTCGCCGAAGTGCTGGTCTCCTTCGCGTTGATCGCGGTGCTCGCGGCCGTCATCGTTCCAACGATTCGCGGCCGTTTGCAGGGTGGATACGAGGATGCACTCGTGCAGGAAATCGACAATCTGTCGAGCGCGGTGATCGCCTACCGGCAGGACGTCGGACACTATCCGCCGAACTTCGACTATCTCACGGCGCTGCCGGCGACGCCGAAGGACAAATGCGGCGTCACACTCAGCGCGACCGCGCAGGCGAACTGGCGCGGCCCGTACGTCACGCGCGCCATTCTTCCGTTCGGCGTGTTTCTGGTGGCGCAGAAAGACAGCGTCGTCGACACGCTGTACACCGCGACGTCGCCCACTGGCCTCATCATCCGAATCAAGGGTCCGGATACGCTCACGGCGCACAACATCGACGTTGTCTTCGACGGTGTGAACAACAAAGGCACCGGTTCGCTCCAGTGGACTCCCGGAACGAACGACGTCGTGATGGACTACATCATTCCCACGAAGAGCGGGGCGTGCTGA
- a CDS encoding prepilin-type N-terminal cleavage/methylation domain-containing protein — MKPSRRRSGFTLVEIAVAAVILALLAAVTTPYLIGFIDKQRAQTTADKLAALATGIAAFNSAVHATATLTTTTMYPGRLSELTNVIVTNTTASHTSCGTATATLSTFTTTAVTSWNTSAPFVTFMITTNGVETPMGIIMDSIVRTSITNPPTPTTLQLKIIGADSTDAPLLDRIVDGGDGASAGVVQWVANANPALVDIKYFIPAGGKC; from the coding sequence ATGAAGCCAAGTCGAAGACGATCGGGATTCACTCTCGTCGAGATCGCCGTAGCCGCGGTGATTCTCGCGCTCCTGGCTGCCGTCACCACGCCGTATTTGATCGGGTTCATCGACAAGCAGCGCGCGCAAACGACGGCGGACAAGCTTGCGGCGCTTGCCACGGGCATCGCGGCGTTCAACTCCGCTGTCCACGCGACGGCGACGTTGACGACCACGACGATGTATCCCGGCCGCCTGTCGGAGCTGACCAACGTCATCGTCACGAACACGACCGCGTCACACACGAGCTGCGGCACCGCGACCGCGACACTCTCGACATTTACGACGACGGCCGTCACGAGCTGGAACACGAGCGCCCCGTTCGTCACGTTCATGATCACGACGAATGGCGTCGAGACCCCCATGGGCATCATCATGGATTCCATCGTGCGAACGAGCATCACGAATCCGCCGACGCCCACGACGCTGCAGCTCAAGATCATCGGCGCCGACTCCACGGATGCGCCGCTGCTCGACCGAATCGTCGATGGCGGCGACGGCGCCTCCGCGGGTGTGGTGCAGTGGGTCGCGAACGCCAACCCCGCGCTCGTCGATATCAAGTATTTCATTCCGGCAGGTGGCAAATGCTGA
- a CDS encoding AAA family ATPase yields the protein MRTILGDTVLPQDRDQVALSADGILSTDRDEFLAALETGHWEVAINAYGGEFLEGFESGEPAFDRWADAERVRLRARYQEALLAAGESALADGRLSDALDHANRLTTTAPYDESAALFSANTLVAAGKSRQAVTTLRQFIDRIRDEFDLAPSATLRALVERLERHGARDQQTPSSGISAEPGKAPFVGRESELARMLALISGLKHERGATVLLEGEAGIGKSRLLEEFADRARNLGGVLLLRGREAGLGGVLPYAGLVDALRPIVRASGVAGASKHLLAEAARLLPELRDAFDLPAASPIEDETGRLRFFEGIAALIDAAAYERPVCVIVDDMHHASPSTIDLFVYLSRRLHESPVLFIASYRTERVVGAAVERLRALSDVDGNASTSIALGAFDDHESLALARAVLRGVGRTTDADVDRVVRASGGRPFAILELARRTASGTPTTELPASLRDILWARFQALSPSQRRTFFAASLLERSANLRVLAAAAHLPEAAAYEAVEVLLRLGYLRATDDGYAVAHDVTQGFLVDASGLAGRAVLASWAADALAAEHDASDAELASLYAMAGRAGDAFIRARAAAFAAAAIGASSEVARLLGIALTFAPTDAARREVDSLLTAFGRTRLTLPGARDHGASADLAPSVESTPVADDNAVRDDDVSFSRAEPAPPTDVRSRRSLWRPASTRQWVVSIAASLAIALAGYYARPIVLARASTRNVSDTLVLTERDARGRAALELIRNPRRERSTGTPIAAAAGLFAPAWLDSLASPWTGGLVSPDRQRVALQRVTPEGEQLLVVGVDRRDTSLVSTTPGDNIGLAWSPDSRSLLVSRSRLLVDGSLDTDLWRVTIGAPALAVPIDTSSSRAVAEAAWSPTGDRVAWVARVGSQRQRDVFVSRADGSDVLNVSSNSADDYELAWSPDGSLLAFTSQRDGGGSRLYVYDFDNKRLWPISDRSGESHAVFSPDGRSIAFEAVRDGDRAVYARPSLGGTPKRLTPAGRQFSIASWSGGRPQFIDRLRIVGPRSIAVGDTARLGFIALTPANSPLRDVPVQWSVQGREATQLQSNAADSASMISVVARGTGSARVIASIPGWRADTLTLLVSSNQALHFNDSFARIDSSWLPLGVPLPRTGRTSDGAPAVFPNGDLEWDSGLLLRSAMALRPGLHASVRVTAPFTGRPSATTLMLGFVAAAAEGSIDRRAPQFTPLVTVAWDGASGNLTYSVGPENFSEPAAATGAGDRHTIDVSVGADRSVVFAIDGTQRWKSSLSFLGSTGEETVAQWWMGGRATGSSVAISNVTLDQPAPRARSR from the coding sequence CGATCGCTGGGCCGATGCCGAGCGGGTCCGATTGCGCGCGCGATACCAGGAAGCCTTGTTGGCCGCCGGCGAATCCGCCCTCGCCGACGGCCGTCTGTCCGACGCGCTCGACCACGCGAATCGCCTGACGACCACGGCGCCGTACGATGAGTCTGCCGCGCTCTTTTCGGCCAACACGCTGGTCGCCGCGGGCAAGTCGCGGCAGGCCGTCACGACGTTGCGCCAATTCATCGATCGAATTCGCGACGAATTCGATCTCGCGCCCTCCGCCACGCTGCGCGCACTCGTCGAGCGCCTCGAGCGTCACGGCGCACGCGACCAACAGACGCCCAGCAGCGGCATTTCGGCGGAGCCGGGAAAGGCTCCATTCGTCGGCCGTGAATCCGAGCTCGCGCGAATGCTGGCCCTCATCTCGGGTCTCAAACACGAGCGCGGCGCGACAGTGCTGCTCGAGGGCGAAGCCGGCATCGGCAAGTCGCGACTGCTCGAAGAATTCGCCGACCGCGCGCGAAACCTCGGCGGCGTGCTGCTCTTGCGCGGGCGTGAGGCCGGGCTTGGAGGTGTGCTTCCGTACGCAGGCCTCGTCGACGCGCTGCGACCAATCGTGCGCGCATCCGGTGTCGCAGGCGCCAGCAAGCATCTCCTCGCCGAGGCGGCGCGACTTCTTCCTGAATTGCGAGATGCGTTCGATCTGCCGGCCGCGTCTCCCATCGAAGACGAAACGGGACGGCTCCGATTCTTCGAGGGAATCGCGGCGCTGATCGACGCAGCGGCGTATGAACGGCCAGTCTGCGTCATCGTCGACGACATGCATCACGCGTCGCCGTCGACGATCGACCTGTTTGTGTATCTCTCGCGCCGGCTGCACGAATCTCCCGTGTTGTTCATCGCGTCATACCGTACGGAGCGAGTCGTAGGCGCCGCCGTGGAACGGTTGCGTGCCCTGAGCGACGTCGACGGAAACGCCAGCACCTCGATCGCACTCGGTGCGTTCGACGATCACGAGTCGCTGGCGCTCGCACGCGCCGTCCTGCGCGGTGTCGGTCGCACGACCGACGCGGACGTCGATCGCGTTGTGCGTGCATCCGGGGGCCGGCCGTTCGCGATCCTCGAGCTCGCGCGACGAACGGCGAGCGGCACACCGACGACTGAACTGCCGGCCTCCCTGCGCGACATTCTATGGGCACGATTCCAGGCGCTGTCGCCGTCGCAACGGCGAACGTTCTTCGCCGCATCGCTGCTCGAACGATCGGCGAATCTTCGCGTGCTCGCGGCCGCGGCGCATCTGCCGGAAGCAGCTGCGTACGAGGCCGTCGAAGTGTTGCTGCGTCTTGGCTATCTGCGCGCGACGGATGATGGATACGCCGTCGCTCACGACGTGACGCAAGGTTTTCTCGTCGATGCGAGCGGGCTCGCGGGTCGCGCGGTGCTTGCATCGTGGGCCGCGGACGCACTCGCCGCCGAGCACGATGCGTCGGACGCGGAGCTCGCGTCACTCTACGCAATGGCCGGCCGCGCCGGCGATGCGTTCATTCGCGCGCGCGCCGCGGCATTTGCCGCCGCCGCGATCGGCGCATCGAGCGAAGTCGCACGGCTCCTTGGCATCGCGCTGACGTTCGCGCCGACGGATGCCGCGCGTCGCGAAGTCGACTCGCTTTTGACCGCGTTCGGCCGCACCCGGCTCACCCTTCCGGGTGCGCGCGACCACGGCGCTTCCGCGGATCTCGCGCCGAGCGTCGAAAGTACACCGGTCGCCGACGACAACGCCGTTCGCGATGACGATGTGTCCTTCAGCCGCGCGGAACCCGCGCCGCCAACGGATGTGCGCTCGCGGCGATCGCTGTGGCGGCCTGCCTCGACGCGGCAATGGGTCGTGTCGATTGCCGCATCGTTGGCGATCGCCCTCGCCGGATATTACGCGCGCCCTATCGTTCTCGCGCGCGCCTCCACGCGAAATGTTTCCGACACGCTCGTACTGACCGAGCGCGATGCGCGGGGCCGCGCCGCGCTGGAGCTGATTCGCAATCCTCGACGCGAGCGATCGACGGGGACGCCGATCGCCGCCGCCGCTGGATTGTTCGCGCCGGCGTGGCTGGATTCGCTCGCGTCGCCATGGACTGGCGGACTCGTTTCACCAGATCGTCAACGCGTCGCCTTGCAACGCGTGACGCCCGAAGGCGAACAGCTGCTCGTCGTCGGAGTGGATCGACGCGACACGTCGCTCGTATCCACGACACCCGGCGACAACATTGGTTTGGCGTGGTCTCCCGACAGCCGATCGTTGCTCGTCTCGAGATCGCGTCTTCTCGTCGATGGCAGCCTCGACACGGATCTTTGGCGCGTCACCATTGGTGCGCCCGCGCTCGCCGTTCCAATCGACACCTCATCGAGCCGAGCGGTTGCCGAGGCAGCGTGGTCGCCCACGGGCGATCGCGTGGCGTGGGTGGCGCGCGTCGGGTCGCAACGACAGCGCGACGTCTTCGTCTCGCGCGCCGACGGCAGCGACGTTCTCAACGTGTCGTCGAATTCCGCTGACGATTACGAGCTGGCGTGGTCGCCTGACGGCTCGCTGCTGGCATTCACGAGCCAGCGAGATGGCGGTGGCTCGCGATTGTACGTGTATGACTTCGACAACAAGCGTCTGTGGCCGATCTCGGATCGTTCCGGCGAATCGCACGCCGTCTTTTCACCGGACGGGCGCTCGATCGCATTCGAAGCGGTCCGCGACGGCGATCGCGCCGTCTATGCGCGTCCGTCGCTCGGCGGAACACCGAAGCGGCTGACTCCCGCGGGCCGGCAGTTCTCGATTGCGTCGTGGTCAGGCGGGCGGCCGCAGTTCATCGATCGACTCAGAATCGTCGGGCCGAGATCGATCGCCGTCGGCGACACGGCGCGCCTCGGATTCATCGCGCTCACTCCGGCGAACAGTCCGCTGCGCGATGTCCCTGTGCAGTGGTCGGTACAAGGCCGCGAGGCAACACAATTGCAGTCGAATGCCGCGGACTCCGCAAGTATGATATCCGTGGTCGCGCGCGGTACCGGTAGCGCCCGCGTGATCGCGTCGATTCCCGGATGGCGCGCTGATACGCTGACGCTCTTGGTCAGTTCAAATCAGGCGTTGCATTTCAACGACAGCTTCGCGCGAATCGATTCGAGCTGGTTGCCGCTCGGAGTTCCGTTGCCGCGCACCGGACGTACGAGCGACGGTGCGCCCGCGGTTTTCCCGAACGGCGACCTTGAATGGGACAGCGGATTGTTGCTGCGGTCCGCAATGGCCCTTCGTCCAGGGTTGCACGCGAGCGTGCGAGTGACAGCTCCGTTCACCGGCCGGCCGTCAGCGACGACGTTGATGCTCGGCTTCGTCGCGGCAGCCGCCGAAGGCTCGATCGACCGACGTGCGCCGCAATTCACGCCGCTCGTGACTGTCGCGTGGGATGGCGCCTCCGGCAACCTCACCTACAGCGTCGGACCTGAAAACTTCTCCGAACCTGCCGCGGCAACGGGCGCGGGCGATCGTCATACGATCGACGTCAGCGTCGGCGCAGATCGCTCGGTGGTGTTCGCGATCGACGGCACCCAGCGCTGGAAGTCGAGCCTCAGCTTCCTGGGCTCGACGGGCGAAGAGACTGTCGCACAATGGTGGATGGGCGGACGGGCGACTGGAAGCAGCGTCGCCATCTCGAACGTCACGCTCGATCAGCCCGCGCCCCGCGCTCGCTCGCGCTGA